One Lachnospiraceae bacterium C1.1 genomic region harbors:
- a CDS encoding methyl-accepting chemotaxis protein — MAEKVKEREVNRKVRKRGKIRNKLLIFIVPTVVLLVAILVMVTVIIVKDKLTSMTISQLESSLENQGDNIESWLDENLEFFQTAKDTVEGLKANESELQKLLDTYCGVNSNAPDGVYVISEDGTFLKASESTKEISNPVESEAYTQGITRINMDYGEAYKDDGGEYVISAAGIINDGNEKIRVMAADVSLQKISIIVNSDVKMTGASSLLLDDSTGTILANRDTSLISTQLTQENSNKLLSDVAKKLTKRDYTTEVLGDYVVSVRKISGTDWILVSYISTNAFMSNVQSLGRMMILIGIIAVIIIIVITCLVINHVIAPLSVISKHIGLMTSGDFTIEIKNSGNDEIGIMAEQVGEFTGKMRTMMSSIFEEAIKLKDESDKSNEVSENMSEAASASAEAMQQLNDTVGQLAEAVNDIAENATILANVVSDTKTNSDKAGESMHETVDIASKGKDEMEQLSVAMEGILKSNDKLVESIGKVGEASDKITDIVGLIANISEETNLLSLNASIEAARAGEAGKGFAVVATEIGKLAQTSSENTQNIAELVEEIRRMIEGVVEQSNSNSESIQDNSGRISMAVQTFDNIYNNIQASDSLIRNMQSDFEKVSDVATNVAAISEEQAASADEILATSENMVEQAKNISSSSQDVAENAKELSATADTLDDFVSKFKV, encoded by the coding sequence ATGGCTGAAAAAGTAAAAGAAAGAGAAGTAAACCGTAAGGTAAGAAAAAGAGGAAAGATCAGGAATAAACTTTTAATTTTTATTGTTCCTACGGTAGTATTACTGGTTGCAATACTCGTTATGGTCACAGTAATTATTGTGAAAGACAAGCTTACATCTATGACTATAAGTCAGCTGGAATCATCTCTGGAGAATCAGGGAGATAATATTGAGTCCTGGCTTGATGAAAATCTTGAGTTTTTCCAAACAGCAAAGGATACGGTAGAGGGTCTAAAAGCTAATGAAAGTGAATTACAGAAGCTTCTTGATACTTACTGCGGTGTTAATTCAAACGCCCCGGATGGAGTATATGTTATAAGTGAGGATGGAACATTCCTTAAAGCGTCAGAGTCAACAAAGGAGATCTCAAATCCTGTAGAATCTGAAGCATATACTCAGGGTATAACAAGAATCAATATGGATTATGGTGAAGCTTATAAAGATGATGGTGGGGAATATGTTATTTCTGCTGCTGGTATTATAAATGATGGAAATGAAAAAATTCGTGTTATGGCAGCAGATGTATCTTTGCAGAAAATAAGTATCATTGTAAACTCAGATGTGAAAATGACAGGAGCCAGTTCATTATTACTGGACGATAGTACGGGAACTATCCTTGCCAATAGAGATACTTCACTAATTTCAACACAGCTCACTCAGGAAAATTCCAATAAACTTCTCTCAGATGTGGCAAAGAAGTTAACAAAGAGAGATTATACAACGGAAGTTCTTGGAGATTATGTAGTTTCGGTCAGAAAAATCAGTGGTACTGACTGGATACTGGTTTCATATATTTCTACTAATGCTTTTATGTCAAATGTTCAATCACTTGGTAGAATGATGATACTTATAGGAATAATTGCTGTAATTATCATAATCGTAATTACATGCCTTGTTATTAATCATGTAATAGCTCCGCTTTCGGTTATAAGTAAGCATATAGGATTAATGACATCCGGAGATTTTACTATTGAGATTAAAAATTCAGGAAATGATGAGATTGGCATTATGGCCGAGCAGGTCGGAGAATTTACAGGAAAGATGCGCACAATGATGTCGAGCATTTTTGAAGAAGCAATAAAGCTTAAAGATGAATCTGATAAGAGTAATGAAGTATCTGAGAATATGTCAGAGGCAGCATCAGCATCGGCAGAGGCAATGCAGCAGTTAAATGATACTGTAGGACAGCTTGCGGAAGCTGTTAACGATATTGCGGAAAATGCTACAATACTTGCTAATGTTGTTTCTGATACTAAAACTAATTCAGATAAAGCCGGAGAAAGCATGCATGAGACTGTTGATATAGCCAGCAAGGGTAAAGATGAAATGGAACAGCTTTCAGTCGCTATGGAAGGTATTCTGAAATCTAACGATAAGTTGGTTGAATCAATAGGAAAAGTAGGTGAGGCTTCAGATAAGATCACAGATATTGTAGGACTTATTGCTAATATTTCGGAAGAGACTAACCTTCTTTCACTTAATGCTTCTATAGAAGCTGCCAGAGCAGGAGAAGCAGGAAAGGGATTTGCTGTTGTAGCTACAGAGATTGGTAAGCTTGCTCAAACTAGTTCAGAAAATACACAGAATATTGCAGAGCTTGTTGAAGAGATAAGACGGATGATAGAGGGAGTTGTAGAACAGTCAAATTCTAATTCTGAAAGTATACAGGATAATAGTGGAAGAATTTCAATGGCGGTTCAGACCTTTGATAATATTTACAATAATATCCAGGCTTCAGATTCTCTTATAAGAAATATGCAGTCGGACTTTGAAAAAGTAAGTGATGTTGCAACAAATGTTGCAGCAATTTCGGAGGAGCAGGCAGCAAGTGCAGATGAAATACTGGCAACATCTGAAAATATGGTAGAACAGGCTAAGAACATCAGCAGCAGCAGCCAGGATGTTGCTGAAAATGCAAAAGAACTGTCAGCGACGGCAGATACACTTGATGACTTTGTAAGTAAGTTTAAGGTTTAA
- a CDS encoding substrate-binding domain-containing protein — MHKGIYKIAAAVFTVFITVSMLSACKMPTAGSASGGKKILLSMTDTDDTFRQLLTDAMISAASSEGVTLDVSYCGSSLEQQTSDISNAAANGYSAVIVRLVDASTALQMEVAAGDLPVIFVNNQPEDDYLMENKYVFVGSDEEEAGKLQAEWVLKKLGNPSKMNGIIMMGEKGHSGTTGRTTAVKQTIRDNGCDLNLVFIDYANWSDTYAASAMELFFKTGQSCDAIFCNNDTMALGVVEALKKEGIDPSKIPVCGVDATADGCSSIENGEMAFTAFQNADGQALSAIRAAQVISKGGKISSVEGGSEDGKYVWVPFEAVDASNVSQYK, encoded by the coding sequence ATGCATAAAGGGATCTATAAAATAGCCGCCGCCGTGTTTACTGTTTTTATCACCGTATCAATGCTTTCAGCCTGTAAAATGCCAACAGCTGGATCAGCATCAGGTGGGAAGAAGATATTACTTTCTATGACAGACACAGATGATACATTCAGACAATTGCTGACAGATGCGATGATCTCTGCTGCATCATCAGAGGGAGTTACTTTGGATGTATCTTATTGCGGCTCATCACTCGAACAACAGACAAGTGATATATCAAATGCTGCAGCAAATGGTTACAGTGCTGTTATAGTTCGCCTTGTAGATGCGTCAACAGCGCTTCAAATGGAGGTAGCCGCAGGTGATCTTCCCGTTATTTTTGTAAATAATCAACCGGAAGATGATTACCTGATGGAGAATAAATATGTATTTGTAGGCTCTGATGAAGAAGAAGCTGGTAAATTACAGGCAGAATGGGTATTAAAAAAACTTGGGAATCCATCGAAAATGAATGGAATAATTATGATGGGTGAAAAGGGGCATTCGGGTACTACAGGAAGAACTACAGCAGTAAAACAGACGATCAGGGACAACGGCTGTGATCTTAATCTTGTATTTATAGACTATGCTAACTGGTCAGATACATATGCAGCTTCTGCTATGGAATTATTTTTTAAAACAGGTCAGTCATGTGATGCAATTTTCTGTAATAATGATACAATGGCATTAGGAGTTGTTGAAGCATTGAAAAAAGAGGGAATTGATCCCTCGAAGATTCCTGTATGCGGAGTTGATGCAACTGCTGATGGCTGTAGTTCTATAGAAAATGGAGAAATGGCATTTACAGCATTTCAAAATGCTGATGGTCAGGCCTTAAGTGCAATTCGTGCAGCGCAGGTAATTTCAAAAGGTGGAAAAATATCTTCTGTTGAAGGCGGAAGTGAAGATGGAAAGTACGTGTGGGTTCCTTTTGAAGCTGTAGATGCTTCCAATGTCAGTCAATATAAATAA
- a CDS encoding HAD family hydrolase, with amino-acid sequence MKKKLIFLDIDGTLTAAGSNVPPDSALEAIKKAQKAGHKVFLCSGRNPGMLSPLLKYDFDGYVASAGGYIVIADKVIYDCPMEDEDFHTALDVLHRNGVFCTVEAKDVAYGDSNLAEFFADHTDEGNSEIERWRKALSTSLGIHDIKEYDGRPIYKVVIMCMDDKQLDEARELLEDKYDFCMQIVPLKLNKCVNGELINRKFDKGRGVRKVAEALGYDLSDTIGFGDSMNDLEMIKTVGYSVCMANGNEHLKKICDMVCDSVNNDGLAKAFNQLNLTE; translated from the coding sequence ATGAAAAAGAAGCTGATTTTTTTGGATATTGATGGGACTTTGACGGCTGCAGGCAGCAATGTTCCGCCTGATAGCGCTTTGGAGGCTATAAAAAAAGCCCAAAAAGCAGGGCATAAGGTTTTTCTGTGTTCCGGCAGAAATCCAGGAATGCTTTCGCCATTGCTTAAATATGATTTTGACGGATATGTAGCAAGCGCGGGCGGATATATTGTTATAGCTGATAAAGTAATTTATGATTGTCCTATGGAAGACGAAGATTTCCATACAGCACTTGACGTACTACACAGGAATGGTGTATTTTGTACGGTGGAAGCTAAGGATGTGGCATATGGAGATTCAAATCTGGCAGAATTTTTTGCTGATCATACAGATGAAGGAAATAGTGAGATAGAGCGTTGGAGAAAAGCTCTTTCAACTAGTCTCGGAATTCATGATATAAAAGAATATGACGGAAGACCTATATATAAGGTTGTAATTATGTGTATGGATGATAAACAGCTTGATGAAGCAAGAGAGCTTCTTGAAGATAAATACGACTTCTGTATGCAGATTGTTCCGTTAAAACTCAATAAGTGCGTAAATGGGGAGCTGATTAACCGAAAGTTTGATAAAGGCAGGGGTGTGCGTAAGGTTGCCGAAGCTTTGGGTTATGACCTGAGTGATACCATTGGTTTCGGGGACAGTATGAATGACCTCGAGATGATAAAGACTGTGGGCTATAGTGTGTGTATGGCAAACGGTAATGAACATCTTAAGAAAATATGTGACATGGTTTGTGATTCTGTAAACAATGACGGACTTGCAAAGGCTTTCAACCAATTAAACCTTACAGAGTAG
- a CDS encoding glucose PTS transporter subunit IIA: MALDYHKCAEEIFSHLGGKDNIISAAHCATRLRLVIADNSKVDTKALENVTGVKGLFNSNGQLQLIIGTGTVNKVYEEFLAITGLTAATKEDVKAAAAARQPIPKQMVKALGDVFVPILPAIVASGLMMGLVEALGKIPNLGFANSDWYAFLDMISATAFAYLPVIVAISAARVFGGNIFLGAVIGLAMIHSSLLNGWSVGSADAINSFFGVTDGVVQKWYLFGHINIGDYVLLQINRQGYQGHVIPVIIAIFLMCKIEQWLHKHVPEMIDLFVTPLCTVLSTALITFTIIGPIFSTLETYVLAFAQVLVKNPVGAMVMGAVYPVTVVMGLHHMYNIIEAGMLSSVGLNTWMPIASAANFAQFGACLAVGLKARANKTKVIAVPSSMSAALGITEPAIFGVNMRFFKPFVCAMIGGAIGSIFGAVTGIGATAYGVTGIPGFLTINNAGIYAILLLISGGIAFALTMVIWKEDVEAAAPTAEAAVAESEEEYSAPVVIRAGENIVMAPVKGEAVKGEEIPDDAFSSGALGAGVGIKPDDDIVYAPFDGKISTVIDTKHAVGISGPGNMELLIHVGIDTVKMKGEGFECFVNQDDEVKKGQKLLKFDRDKIKEAGYSDMVVVLLTNSDDYDDVKTAADAN, translated from the coding sequence ATGGCACTGGACTATCACAAATGTGCGGAAGAGATTTTTAGTCATCTGGGAGGAAAAGACAATATTATCAGCGCGGCGCACTGCGCTACAAGACTCAGGTTGGTAATAGCTGACAATTCAAAGGTGGATACCAAGGCACTTGAAAATGTAACAGGAGTGAAGGGACTCTTTAATTCAAATGGCCAATTGCAGCTTATTATCGGAACAGGAACTGTAAATAAGGTATATGAGGAATTTTTGGCTATAACAGGACTGACAGCTGCAACTAAGGAAGATGTTAAGGCAGCTGCCGCAGCAAGACAGCCTATACCAAAGCAGATGGTTAAGGCTTTGGGAGATGTTTTTGTACCTATTCTTCCGGCTATCGTTGCATCCGGTCTTATGATGGGACTTGTAGAAGCACTTGGAAAGATTCCAAATCTTGGCTTTGCAAACAGTGACTGGTATGCTTTTCTTGATATGATCTCAGCAACGGCATTTGCATATCTGCCTGTAATAGTTGCAATTTCAGCAGCAAGAGTTTTTGGAGGAAATATTTTCCTTGGAGCTGTTATAGGTCTTGCAATGATCCATTCATCACTCTTAAATGGCTGGAGTGTAGGCTCTGCTGATGCGATCAACTCTTTCTTTGGAGTTACGGATGGAGTTGTTCAGAAATGGTATCTTTTCGGACATATCAATATTGGAGACTATGTTCTCTTACAAATTAACAGACAAGGTTATCAGGGACATGTTATTCCAGTAATTATAGCAATTTTCCTTATGTGTAAGATTGAACAGTGGCTTCATAAGCATGTTCCGGAAATGATCGATCTTTTCGTTACACCGCTTTGCACAGTACTTTCTACAGCTTTAATTACATTTACTATTATTGGACCTATTTTCTCAACACTTGAGACTTATGTGCTTGCTTTTGCTCAGGTACTTGTAAAGAATCCTGTTGGAGCGATGGTGATGGGAGCTGTTTATCCTGTTACTGTTGTAATGGGACTTCATCATATGTACAATATTATTGAGGCCGGAATGCTTTCCAGTGTAGGTCTTAATACCTGGATGCCTATAGCATCAGCTGCAAACTTTGCACAGTTTGGTGCATGTTTAGCTGTAGGTCTGAAGGCAAGAGCTAACAAGACAAAGGTAATAGCTGTTCCTTCATCAATGTCTGCAGCACTTGGTATTACAGAGCCTGCTATATTCGGTGTAAATATGCGCTTCTTTAAGCCATTTGTGTGTGCTATGATAGGTGGTGCGATAGGATCAATATTTGGCGCGGTTACCGGAATTGGAGCTACAGCTTATGGTGTAACCGGAATTCCCGGATTCCTTACAATAAACAATGCCGGAATCTATGCAATCCTTCTTCTGATCTCGGGCGGAATCGCATTTGCACTTACTATGGTCATCTGGAAAGAAGATGTTGAAGCAGCCGCTCCCACTGCTGAAGCAGCAGTTGCTGAATCCGAAGAAGAATATAGTGCTCCTGTTGTTATCCGTGCAGGAGAGAATATTGTTATGGCGCCTGTAAAGGGCGAGGCTGTAAAAGGGGAGGAGATCCCAGATGATGCATTTTCGTCAGGTGCACTTGGCGCAGGTGTAGGTATTAAGCCTGATGATGATATAGTTTATGCACCGTTTGATGGAAAAATCTCAACAGTGATCGATACTAAGCACGCAGTAGGTATAAGCGGTCCCGGAAACATGGAACTTCTTATTCATGTAGGAATTGACACAGTAAAGATGAAAGGCGAAGGTTTCGAATGCTTCGTAAACCAGGATGATGAGGTTAAGAAGGGTCAGAAACTTTTGAAATTTGACAGAGACAAGATTAAAGAGGCAGGATATTCTGATATGGTTGTAGTTTTACTTACAAACAGTGATGATTATGATGATGTCAAGACTGCCGCTGATGCTAATTAA
- a CDS encoding sucrose-6-phosphate hydrolase translates to MREPTREEKYRVLKGPEEIEGLYKKITKSVYRQNYHMQPVTGLLNDPNGFVYYDGYWHLFYQWCPWGAFHGLKYWYHVVSEDLIKWKNKGVFLKPDSEFDNKGVYSGTALPTSDRLELFYTGNHRDDDWTRCSYTCLAKLNEDSGEAEKEEKPLFGPADGYTEHQRDPKIIYNAEKKKYYILLGAQTNDMRGCGILYESNDFTGEWHFAGELKVPGFEKFGFMWECPSIQHIGDKDVLFFCPQGIKLPGHGEVKNHNGYIVGKMDYDNLTFTPEMGFRFLDEGFDFYAAQCCEGNYSDEHSVLIGWMGLPDSAYPTDEEDWSGCMTVVRELAVEGNRLIQRPLRGLESLKGEKLDPKEKILPKSCKMEITNLSDDFSLKLFCDENSKGGLKIKYNSEENEIFADRSHLKRRFNSEFGEERNFGFESPLQKIEIFIDSSSVEIFFNDGEVVFTSRVFPTEIENHFDFKGNGKVRIWDMNPAVKDDFIV, encoded by the coding sequence TTGAGAGAACCAACACGCGAGGAAAAATACAGAGTACTTAAGGGACCCGAAGAAATCGAGGGATTATACAAAAAAATAACCAAGTCTGTTTACAGGCAGAATTATCATATGCAGCCTGTAACAGGACTTTTGAATGATCCCAACGGCTTTGTTTATTATGATGGATATTGGCATTTGTTTTACCAATGGTGTCCATGGGGAGCATTTCATGGCCTGAAATATTGGTATCATGTTGTTTCAGAGGATCTGATAAAATGGAAAAACAAGGGTGTGTTCCTTAAACCTGATAGTGAATTTGATAATAAGGGTGTTTACTCGGGGACAGCTTTACCGACGTCTGATCGCCTGGAGCTTTTTTATACGGGAAATCACAGAGATGATGACTGGACAAGATGTTCATATACATGTCTTGCAAAGTTGAATGAAGACAGTGGTGAGGCTGAGAAAGAAGAAAAACCTTTATTTGGTCCGGCTGATGGATATACAGAACATCAGAGAGATCCTAAGATTATTTATAATGCAGAAAAGAAAAAGTATTATATTCTTCTTGGAGCGCAGACTAATGATATGAGAGGCTGCGGTATTCTTTATGAGTCTAATGATTTTACCGGTGAATGGCATTTTGCCGGTGAATTAAAGGTACCGGGATTTGAAAAGTTTGGATTTATGTGGGAATGCCCTTCGATCCAGCATATCGGGGATAAAGATGTGCTCTTTTTCTGTCCACAGGGAATTAAGCTTCCGGGTCATGGAGAGGTGAAGAATCATAATGGTTATATTGTAGGTAAAATGGATTATGATAATCTGACTTTTACACCGGAAATGGGATTCAGATTTTTAGATGAAGGCTTTGATTTTTATGCAGCTCAGTGCTGTGAGGGCAATTATTCGGATGAGCACTCTGTACTTATAGGCTGGATGGGACTTCCGGATTCGGCATATCCTACCGATGAAGAAGACTGGTCAGGCTGCATGACAGTTGTCCGTGAGCTCGCGGTCGAGGGTAACAGGCTTATTCAAAGACCCTTAAGAGGTTTAGAGAGCTTAAAAGGAGAGAAGCTGGATCCAAAGGAGAAAATCCTGCCTAAATCATGCAAAATGGAGATAACAAATCTTTCAGATGATTTCAGCCTTAAACTTTTTTGCGATGAAAATTCAAAAGGCGGATTAAAGATTAAATATAACAGCGAAGAAAATGAGATCTTTGCCGACAGAAGTCATTTGAAAAGACGCTTTAATTCTGAGTTTGGAGAGGAAAGAAATTTTGGTTTTGAAAGTCCGCTTCAGAAAATAGAGATATTTATTGACAGCAGTTCAGTTGAGATTTTCTTTAATGACGGAGAAGTCGTTTTTACAAGCAGAGTATTCCCCACAGAAATTGAAAATCATTTTGATTTCAAAGGGAACGGGAAGGTAAGAATATGGGATATGAATCCCGCAGTAAAGGATGATTTTATAGTGTGA
- a CDS encoding MATE family efflux transporter gives MTGEKHLFSNKTLLMLMLPIIAEQLLNALMGMADSMMVSNVGSAALSGVSLVDSINNLIIQAFNAMATGGVIICSNYIGQKDLKKAQEAARQLVAISTVISLLLMFVCLIFRDGLLRLIFGTVDADVMTAAGTYFLLTAISYPGISVAAAGSAVYRAQGNTKLPMIVAIVSNTINIIGNAILIWGFGLGVLGAAIATLFSRLFSAVVLMVLLHRKDQEISVRDYLKFKPDHKYISRILSLGIPNGIENSMFQFGKLAIQSSVSTLSTAAVAAQAMTSILENVNGIAGVAIGIGLMTVVGQCIGAGRKDEAVYYIKKMIGWAYIAILISCLFAYAICRPVTQLAGMEAESARLCIYMMGWITIVKPMVWSPSFVIAYGMRAAGDVRYSMILSSCTMWLCRVTLATFLIRIAGFGTMGVWIGMFADWGVRAIFFLLRFKSGKWCKALV, from the coding sequence ATGACAGGGGAAAAACATCTATTCAGCAATAAAACATTGCTCATGCTTATGCTGCCTATAATCGCAGAACAGCTATTAAATGCGCTTATGGGTATGGCAGACAGCATGATGGTAAGTAATGTGGGGTCGGCAGCGCTCTCAGGAGTTTCGCTCGTCGACTCCATAAATAATCTGATAATACAGGCATTTAACGCAATGGCTACGGGCGGCGTAATAATATGTTCTAATTATATAGGTCAGAAAGACCTGAAGAAAGCACAGGAGGCGGCAAGACAGCTTGTCGCTATTTCTACGGTTATTTCTCTGTTACTTATGTTTGTTTGCCTTATTTTCAGAGATGGACTTTTGAGGTTGATATTCGGAACGGTAGATGCGGATGTTATGACTGCGGCGGGAACTTATTTCCTGCTTACTGCGATATCGTATCCGGGAATTTCCGTGGCAGCGGCCGGAAGTGCGGTATACAGGGCACAGGGAAATACTAAGCTTCCAATGATTGTTGCCATTGTATCGAATACGATCAATATTATCGGAAATGCTATTTTGATCTGGGGATTCGGTCTTGGAGTTCTGGGAGCTGCTATAGCTACATTGTTTTCAAGACTTTTCTCGGCGGTTGTACTTATGGTTCTGCTCCACAGAAAGGATCAGGAAATATCCGTAAGGGATTACCTGAAATTTAAGCCGGATCATAAATATATTTCGCGTATATTATCGCTCGGAATACCGAATGGTATTGAAAATTCAATGTTTCAGTTTGGAAAACTTGCAATACAGTCGTCGGTCTCAACACTTTCGACAGCTGCAGTAGCAGCACAGGCAATGACTTCAATATTGGAAAATGTCAATGGAATAGCCGGAGTTGCGATAGGCATAGGCCTAATGACTGTAGTAGGACAGTGTATAGGAGCAGGTAGAAAAGATGAGGCAGTATATTATATTAAAAAGATGATAGGCTGGGCCTATATTGCAATTCTGATCTCGTGCCTCTTTGCATATGCTATATGCAGACCTGTAACTCAGCTTGCCGGAATGGAAGCGGAGAGTGCAAGACTCTGTATTTATATGATGGGATGGATAACTATTGTAAAGCCAATGGTCTGGTCACCTTCATTTGTTATAGCTTATGGTATGAGAGCTGCTGGAGATGTCAGATACTCAATGATACTTTCAAGCTGTACGATGTGGCTCTGCAGGGTTACGCTTGCAACTTTCCTGATAAGAATAGCAGGATTCGGAACTATGGGTGTCTGGATAGGTATGTTTGCTGACTGGGGAGTAAGAGCGATCTTTTTCCTCTTAAGATTTAAGAGTGGTAAATGGTGTAAGGCTTTGGTATGA
- a CDS encoding 6-phosphofructokinase — MSKKEKRNVIVGQSGGPTAAINSSLAGVYRTAMDRGYKKVYGMIHGIQGFLEGRYIDLSEHIQTGLDAELLKRTPSAYLGSCRYKLPGIHKNQELYDKIFKILNDLEIDCFIYIGGNDSMDTIKKLSDYAIYIESPIRFVGCPKTIDNDLALTDHTPGYGSAAKYIGTSVKEIIRDSWSLETEHGQVIVVEVMGRNAGWLTGASALSKGEDCQGPDAIYLPELPFDVPTFVEKCRKLLEKKASIVIAVSEGIRTADGTYVNELENTVEYVDAFGHKQLTGTARYLCNVLSREIGCKTRAIELSTLQRAASHCASRVDILEAYEVGGAAMKAADEGDSGKMVVINRISDDPYQMHTEVKDVHKIANDERLVPREWITEDGTYVTDEFITYVRPLIQGDVSPVMVDGIPRHLYRPGYEELL, encoded by the coding sequence ATGAGCAAGAAGGAAAAAAGAAACGTAATTGTCGGACAGTCCGGAGGACCTACCGCAGCGATCAATTCATCGCTTGCCGGCGTTTACCGGACAGCAATGGACAGAGGTTATAAGAAAGTTTATGGTATGATTCACGGCATACAGGGCTTTCTCGAGGGAAGATATATAGATCTTTCCGAACATATCCAGACAGGTCTCGACGCAGAACTTTTAAAACGTACACCATCGGCATATCTTGGCTCATGCCGTTATAAGCTTCCGGGGATTCATAAAAATCAGGAGCTTTACGACAAAATCTTCAAGATTCTTAATGATCTCGAAATTGACTGCTTTATTTATATCGGTGGAAATGATTCCATGGATACGATAAAGAAACTTTCGGATTATGCGATCTATATTGAATCTCCGATAAGATTCGTTGGATGTCCGAAAACAATTGACAACGACCTGGCACTTACAGATCATACACCCGGTTACGGATCTGCAGCTAAATATATCGGAACCTCTGTAAAAGAGATCATCCGTGACAGCTGGAGCCTTGAGACCGAGCATGGTCAGGTTATCGTTGTAGAGGTTATGGGAAGAAATGCCGGATGGCTTACAGGTGCTTCCGCTCTTTCAAAGGGTGAGGATTGTCAGGGTCCTGATGCTATTTACCTTCCTGAACTCCCATTTGATGTTCCTACATTTGTTGAAAAATGCCGAAAACTCCTGGAGAAAAAGGCATCCATAGTAATTGCTGTTTCCGAAGGTATCAGAACTGCTGACGGAACCTATGTAAATGAGCTTGAAAATACAGTAGAATACGTAGACGCTTTCGGTCACAAGCAGCTTACAGGTACCGCAAGATACCTCTGCAACGTACTTTCAAGAGAGATTGGCTGCAAGACAAGAGCTATCGAGCTTTCAACACTTCAGCGAGCTGCAAGCCACTGTGCATCCCGTGTAGATATCCTTGAAGCCTATGAAGTAGGTGGTGCTGCAATGAAGGCAGCCGATGAAGGAGACAGCGGAAAGATGGTTGTCATCAATCGTATTTCAGATGATCCTTACCAGATGCATACAGAAGTTAAAGACGTCCATAAGATTGCAAATGATGAGCGTCTTGTTCCAAGAGAATGGATAACGGAAGATGGAACCTATGTAACCGATGAGTTTATCACATACGTTCGTCCTCTTATCCAGGGTGATGTTTCACCTGTAATGGTAGACGGTATTCCGAGACACCTTTACAGACCGGGATACGAGGAGCTCCTGTAA